One segment of Candidatus Aminicenantes bacterium DNA contains the following:
- a CDS encoding S41 family peptidase, protein MLLIWLLGGLGQAQVTNEQKAQAIAELGKTLKARYVLLDVAEKAVQFLEQRLANGAYNTDDPRAFGAAVTVDLQAVTKDAHLRFGYAEPEPPAAEKTPEQEKARKDAEQAAMRQANFGFARAEILAGNVGYLDIRRFMPPDAAGDTLAGTMAFLANADALIVDIRNCTGGSAHMMPFFAAYFFARPTSLFDMVFRGDNFTEHFWTLAWIPGKRLADVPMYILTSARTFSGAEGFAYRFQVLKRATIVGEATGGGANAGGILDIAPCFRVWMPMGRPVDQKTGSNWEGTGVIPDVKTAARTALVSAHLQALEKLRAQAANPVDQQRLDWALERTKAAAQPVDPGLPELQRLAGTYGTARVWVEGGQLRYRRETEQTVLLTPLSATVFASELSDPVRLEFIRDRRGRVTRLQVTGYGFSREELPRLK, encoded by the coding sequence ATGCTTCTGATTTGGCTGCTGGGCGGCCTGGGCCAGGCACAGGTAACGAATGAACAGAAAGCCCAGGCGATCGCCGAGCTTGGCAAGACATTGAAAGCCAGATACGTTCTGCTCGATGTGGCCGAGAAGGCCGTCCAATTCCTTGAACAGCGTCTGGCCAACGGCGCGTACAATACCGACGACCCGCGCGCCTTCGGGGCTGCCGTCACCGTCGACCTGCAGGCCGTAACCAAGGACGCCCATCTGCGTTTCGGCTACGCCGAGCCAGAGCCACCCGCGGCAGAAAAAACCCCGGAGCAGGAAAAGGCGAGAAAGGACGCGGAGCAGGCGGCGATGCGCCAGGCCAATTTCGGCTTTGCCAGGGCGGAAATTCTTGCCGGCAACGTCGGCTATCTCGACATCAGGCGCTTCATGCCGCCCGATGCGGCCGGAGATACCCTGGCCGGCACCATGGCTTTTTTGGCCAATGCCGATGCCTTGATCGTCGATATCCGTAACTGCACGGGGGGGAGCGCCCATATGATGCCTTTTTTTGCCGCTTATTTCTTTGCCCGACCCACCTCGCTCTTTGACATGGTATTCCGGGGCGACAATTTCACCGAGCACTTTTGGACGCTGGCTTGGATCCCCGGCAAACGCCTCGCCGATGTTCCCATGTACATATTGACCAGCGCCCGCACCTTTTCGGGGGCGGAGGGTTTTGCCTACCGTTTTCAAGTTCTCAAGCGCGCCACCATCGTCGGCGAGGCGACCGGCGGCGGAGCCAATGCCGGCGGCATCCTGGATATCGCCCCCTGTTTCCGCGTCTGGATGCCGATGGGACGCCCGGTAGACCAGAAAACCGGTTCCAACTGGGAAGGTACCGGCGTAATTCCCGATGTCAAGACCGCGGCCCGCACCGCCCTCGTTTCCGCCCATTTGCAGGCGCTGGAAAAATTGCGGGCGCAAGCGGCAAACCCTGTTGATCAGCAAAGGCTGGATTGGGCGCTGGAGCGCACCAAAGCCGCCGCGCAGCCGGTCGATCCGGGTTTGCCTGAGTTGCAACGCCTGGCCGGGACCTATGGCACCGCCCGGGTCTGGGTCGAGGGCGGGCAGCTCCGCTACCGACGCGAAACGGAGCAGACGGTGCTGCTGACGCCCCTGAGCGCGACCGTGTTCGCCAGCGAACTGTCCGATCCCGTTCGCCTGGAGTTCATCCGCGACCGCCGCGGCCGCGTCACCCGGCTCCAGGTCACCGGGTACGGGTTCAGCCGCGAGGAATTGCCGCGGCTCAAGTGA
- a CDS encoding sigma-70 family RNA polymerase sigma factor, translating into MRVEETMSIHPASARETGDLWQELLGYRDKVFCLCLGFVGNAADARDLTQDTFAKALSHCRDVEPGRLQAWIMRIARNTCLDMARRRKARGAFHPVSECSAVDLRTPENNAGAEDEIRVVRKAIASLPRRQRDVLVMREYGELSYQEIAAALRVSVGTVMSRLNRARQAVLRFYREEHHGKTT; encoded by the coding sequence TTGAGAGTCGAGGAGACGATGAGCATCCATCCGGCATCCGCCCGAGAAACGGGCGACTTGTGGCAGGAGCTGCTCGGCTACCGGGACAAGGTTTTCTGCCTGTGCCTGGGTTTTGTCGGCAATGCCGCCGACGCCCGCGACCTGACCCAGGACACCTTCGCCAAGGCCTTGAGCCATTGCCGCGACGTCGAGCCCGGCCGCCTGCAGGCCTGGATCATGCGCATCGCCCGCAACACCTGCCTGGACATGGCCCGGCGCCGCAAGGCGCGCGGGGCCTTTCATCCCGTTTCCGAATGCAGCGCCGTCGATTTACGCACGCCCGAGAACAACGCCGGCGCCGAGGACGAGATCCGCGTGGTCAGGAAGGCGATCGCCAGCCTGCCGCGCCGCCAGCGCGACGTGCTGGTCATGCGCGAGTACGGGGAGCTTTCTTATCAGGAGATCGCCGCGGCGCTCCGGGTCAGCGTCGGCACGGTGATGTCGCGGCTGAACCGGGCCCGCCAGGCTGTGCTGCGTTTTTACCGGGAGGAACACCATGGGAAAACAACGTGA